A stretch of Geomonas oryzisoli DNA encodes these proteins:
- the pseB gene encoding UDP-N-acetylglucosamine 4,6-dehydratase (inverting): MLKNRSILVTGGTGSFGKKFVETILTACPEIERVVVYSRDELKQFEMSQQFSHDKYKQIRYFIGDVRDRERLSKAMEGIDIVIHAAALKQVPACEYNPFEAIKTNIHGAQNVIESAIERGVKQVVALSTDKAAAPINLYGATKLCSDKLFVAANNFKGKHDIKFSVVRYGNVMGSRGSVIPFFMNKRSSGVLPITDERMTRFNITLEDGVKLVLYALENMWGGEIFVPKIPSYRINDIAEAIGPNCKREVVGIRPGEKLHEEMITMTDAISTVEFEKYFVILPSIPLWDVDKFAAAFNGKLCQDGFCYNSGTNSEWLNVEELRELIKAHVDPNFTY, encoded by the coding sequence GTGTTAAAAAATCGCAGCATTCTGGTCACCGGTGGCACCGGGTCGTTTGGCAAGAAATTCGTGGAAACCATTCTCACGGCATGTCCGGAGATCGAGCGGGTGGTGGTCTACTCGCGCGACGAACTGAAGCAGTTCGAGATGTCGCAGCAGTTTTCCCACGACAAGTACAAGCAGATCCGCTACTTCATCGGCGACGTGCGTGACCGCGAGCGCCTCTCCAAGGCCATGGAAGGGATCGACATCGTGATCCACGCCGCGGCCCTGAAGCAGGTCCCGGCCTGCGAGTACAACCCGTTCGAGGCGATCAAGACCAACATCCACGGGGCCCAGAACGTGATCGAGTCGGCCATCGAGCGCGGCGTGAAGCAGGTGGTCGCCCTCTCCACGGACAAGGCCGCCGCCCCGATCAACCTCTACGGCGCCACCAAGCTCTGCTCCGACAAGCTCTTCGTCGCCGCCAACAACTTCAAAGGGAAGCACGACATCAAGTTCTCCGTGGTGCGTTACGGCAACGTCATGGGGAGCCGCGGTTCGGTCATCCCGTTCTTCATGAACAAGAGGAGCTCCGGCGTCCTCCCCATCACCGACGAGCGCATGACCCGCTTCAACATCACCCTCGAGGACGGCGTGAAGCTCGTGCTCTACGCGCTGGAGAACATGTGGGGGGGCGAGATCTTCGTGCCCAAGATCCCGAGCTACCGCATCAACGACATCGCCGAGGCGATCGGTCCCAACTGCAAGCGTGAGGTCGTCGGCATCCGCCCTGGCGAGAAGCTGCACGAAGAGATGATCACCATGACCGACGCCATCTCCACGGTCGAGTTCGAGAAGTACTTCGTCATCCTCCCCTCGATCCCGCTTTGGGACGTGGACAAGTTCGCCGCGGCCTTCAACGGCAAGCTGTGCCAGGACGGCTTCTGCTACAACTCCGGCACCAACAGCGAGTGGCTCAACGTCGAGGAACTGCGCGAGCTGATCAAGGCCCACGTCGATCCGAACTTCACCTACTAG
- the waaC gene encoding lipopolysaccharide heptosyltransferase I, with protein sequence MRVLIIKPSSLGEVIQTLPVLDYLHQAAPGIEVDWVIEESLQELLAGHPLVSQLHPVPAARWRRHRFAVKTWRGISALQKILAERSYDLVFDLQGDQVSGVISRCSGCTDRLGFEREAVREPLNTLCNTRLIPVRRQEFHDVDRALRMVSIPLAKDFRSMELASHLESSPEDEANAEALLATLADGLVFLFHHGAAQPTGAWSEKGWTELGKEVLDRFHDASILLPWSTEAEREAACSISAAVGPGCRVLDRLSLKGLVALLKKVDLVVGGDAGLVQMAAALGTPTVSFYRGTLAKRSAPRGEGHVALQSPMHCAGCLREHCDKDAKCRESIKVEAMLSAVLRLLAPSCG encoded by the coding sequence ATGCGCGTACTGATCATCAAACCATCCTCCCTGGGGGAGGTCATTCAGACCTTGCCGGTGCTCGACTACCTGCATCAGGCGGCTCCGGGCATCGAGGTCGACTGGGTGATCGAGGAAAGCCTGCAGGAACTGCTGGCGGGACACCCGCTGGTAAGCCAACTGCACCCGGTCCCCGCGGCCCGGTGGCGCAGGCACCGCTTCGCCGTGAAAACCTGGCGCGGCATCTCCGCGCTGCAGAAGATCCTTGCCGAGCGCTCCTACGACCTGGTATTCGACCTCCAGGGAGACCAGGTGAGCGGGGTGATCTCCCGCTGCTCCGGCTGTACGGACCGGCTCGGGTTCGAGCGCGAGGCGGTCAGGGAACCTCTCAACACGCTGTGCAACACCCGCCTGATCCCGGTGCGCAGGCAGGAATTCCACGACGTCGACCGCGCCCTGCGCATGGTCAGCATCCCCCTCGCCAAGGACTTCCGCTCCATGGAGCTGGCGAGCCATCTCGAGAGCTCGCCGGAGGACGAAGCCAACGCGGAGGCGCTGCTCGCCACGCTGGCGGACGGGCTGGTTTTCCTGTTCCACCACGGTGCCGCGCAGCCGACCGGAGCGTGGAGCGAAAAGGGGTGGACCGAGCTGGGCAAGGAAGTGCTGGACCGCTTTCACGACGCCTCCATCCTGCTCCCGTGGAGCACGGAAGCGGAGCGCGAGGCCGCGTGTTCCATCTCCGCCGCCGTCGGCCCCGGCTGCCGGGTGCTGGACCGCCTTTCCCTGAAGGGGCTGGTCGCCCTCTTGAAGAAGGTCGATCTCGTTGTGGGTGGGGACGCCGGGTTGGTGCAAATGGCCGCGGCCCTGGGAACCCCGACCGTTTCCTTCTACCGCGGCACCCTCGCCAAGAGGAGCGCGCCGCGCGGCGAGGGGCACGTCGCCCTGCAGTCCCCGATGCACTGCGCGGGCTGCCTGAGGGAACATTGCGACAAGGACGCCAAGTGCCGCGAGAGCATCAAGGTGGAGGCAATGCTCTCCGCCGTGCTGCGCCTGCTGGCGCCGTCGTGCGGGTAA
- the lpxK gene encoding tetraacyldisaccharide 4'-kinase, with amino-acid sequence MAGKRSGLGDKLLLGLLRLSSRPYAGVLRLRALGYRLGLIPSHRLPRPVVSVGNLVLGGTGKTPTVAWLAARLMSQGKRVCVLSRGYGGSAEGEIRIVSDGEKLLLTPEEAGDEPCQLAGMLPGLMVVIGSNRYRAGLHALEKLNPDVFILDDGYQHLKLKRDLNLLLLDATQPFDNGLTLPGGFLREAPAAAGRADLVVCTRTPEGEGASPPVPGKPTCWTKHRLSGMIPLGGGPVSGFDAAQGPRVMAFSGIANPGAFFDGLEAVGVRPVTTLSFPDHVSYAEPEIAAILRLKTASRSTVLLTTQKDAVKLLPHADKLPGCFAVVLELEFRDSRPLEDALAALPGLGSR; translated from the coding sequence ATGGCGGGTAAGCGCAGCGGCTTGGGCGACAAGTTGCTGCTCGGCCTGCTGCGGCTCTCCTCCCGCCCCTACGCGGGCGTCCTACGGCTGAGGGCGCTCGGGTACCGGCTCGGACTCATCCCCTCGCACCGGCTGCCGCGCCCGGTGGTCTCGGTCGGCAACCTGGTCCTGGGCGGCACCGGCAAGACCCCGACCGTCGCCTGGCTGGCGGCACGGCTTATGAGCCAGGGCAAGCGGGTCTGCGTGCTCTCCCGCGGCTACGGCGGCAGCGCCGAGGGGGAGATCCGCATCGTTTCCGACGGCGAGAAGCTGCTGCTCACTCCCGAAGAGGCGGGCGACGAGCCGTGCCAGTTGGCCGGTATGCTGCCGGGCCTCATGGTGGTAATCGGTTCCAACCGCTATCGCGCGGGGCTCCACGCCCTGGAAAAGCTCAACCCGGACGTCTTCATCCTGGACGACGGCTACCAGCACCTGAAGCTGAAGCGGGACCTGAACCTCCTGCTGCTGGACGCGACGCAACCCTTCGACAACGGCCTCACCCTGCCGGGGGGCTTCCTGCGCGAGGCGCCGGCGGCGGCCGGGCGCGCGGACCTCGTGGTCTGCACCAGGACGCCGGAAGGAGAGGGGGCCTCGCCCCCCGTTCCCGGCAAGCCGACCTGCTGGACAAAGCATCGCCTTTCTGGCATGATCCCGCTCGGCGGCGGCCCCGTCTCCGGCTTCGACGCGGCCCAGGGCCCGCGCGTCATGGCCTTTTCCGGGATCGCGAACCCCGGCGCCTTCTTCGACGGCCTGGAAGCGGTCGGGGTGCGGCCGGTCACCACGCTCTCCTTCCCGGATCACGTGAGCTACGCTGAGCCCGAGATCGCCGCCATTCTCCGGCTGAAGACCGCTTCGCGCTCCACGGTGCTGCTCACCACCCAGAAGGATGCCGTGAAACTGCTGCCCCACGCGGACAAGCTCCCCGGCTGCTTCGCCGTGGTGCTGGAACTGGAGTTCCGGGACTCGCGTCCCCTGGAGGATGCCCTGGCTGCATTGCCCGGCCTCGGCTCCCGGTAA
- a CDS encoding 3-deoxy-D-manno-octulosonic acid transferase, with protein MINIIYNLLLWLILPLLVPYHAYRSLSRGRRTAFMERFGRIPADELQLIGDGGVVFVHAVSVGETNAALPLLKGIRTRFPGKKIVISNVTETGRSVAQKSKAADLCIYFPFDYPFAVRSVLELIRPEVVVIMETEIWPNFIGVAREMGIPVLLANGRISDRSFGRYLRLSWFFRPVLQRISALCMQTPVDAERIAAIGAPAAAVHVGGNLKYDIPVVKASPEQVAEIKAKYQVPKDCFVFAAASTHEGEEAQVLSAYRDLLARDPQSFLILAPRHPERAPGVAELIKKEGFPFQSRSALDGSGPLPEGGILLLDTVGELAGLYRASDLVFVGGSLVPTGGHNPLEPAACQVPVLFGPHMENFREIAALFVKHCGAEVQSADLAALKTELLRLSADGSLREDLGRRGAGILLESAGATGRHLDVMASLLGQGGKRG; from the coding sequence ATGATCAACATCATCTACAACCTGCTTTTGTGGCTCATCCTGCCGCTGCTTGTTCCCTACCACGCTTACCGCTCGCTGTCCCGCGGGCGCCGGACCGCCTTCATGGAACGCTTCGGCCGCATCCCGGCCGATGAGCTCCAACTGATCGGCGACGGGGGCGTGGTCTTCGTTCATGCCGTTTCGGTCGGCGAAACCAACGCCGCGCTGCCGCTCCTGAAAGGGATCCGGACCCGCTTCCCCGGCAAGAAGATCGTCATCTCCAACGTCACCGAGACCGGCCGCAGCGTCGCCCAAAAGAGCAAGGCCGCCGATCTCTGCATCTACTTCCCCTTCGACTATCCCTTCGCCGTCCGCTCCGTGCTGGAACTGATCCGCCCGGAGGTCGTGGTCATCATGGAAACCGAGATCTGGCCGAACTTCATCGGAGTCGCGCGCGAGATGGGGATCCCGGTGCTTTTGGCCAACGGCCGCATCTCGGACCGCTCTTTCGGGCGATACCTGCGTCTGTCCTGGTTCTTCCGCCCGGTGCTGCAGCGCATCTCTGCGCTCTGCATGCAGACGCCGGTGGACGCCGAGCGCATCGCGGCGATCGGGGCTCCGGCCGCGGCGGTGCACGTGGGCGGCAACCTGAAGTACGACATCCCGGTGGTCAAGGCGTCGCCTGAGCAGGTGGCCGAGATCAAGGCGAAATACCAGGTCCCCAAGGATTGCTTCGTCTTCGCGGCGGCGAGCACGCACGAGGGGGAGGAAGCGCAGGTCCTGTCGGCCTACCGCGACCTGCTGGCACGCGATCCCCAGAGCTTCCTGATCCTGGCGCCGCGCCACCCGGAGCGCGCCCCCGGCGTTGCCGAGCTGATCAAGAAAGAGGGCTTCCCCTTCCAGTCCCGTTCCGCCCTGGACGGCTCCGGGCCGCTGCCGGAGGGAGGAATCCTGCTGCTGGACACGGTGGGCGAACTGGCCGGTCTCTACCGCGCCTCCGACCTCGTCTTCGTCGGTGGAAGCCTGGTGCCGACCGGTGGTCATAACCCGCTGGAGCCGGCCGCCTGCCAGGTGCCGGTGCTGTTCGGACCGCACATGGAGAACTTCCGCGAGATCGCCGCACTGTTCGTCAAGCATTGCGGCGCGGAGGTGCAGTCCGCCGACCTGGCCGCGCTCAAGACTGAGCTGCTGCGGCTCTCCGCCGACGGCTCGCTTCGGGAAGATCTTGGCCGCCGGGGCGCCGGCATCCTCCTTGAGAGCGCCGGTGCCACTGGCCGCCACCTGGACGTGATGGCCTCCCTGCTGGGGCAAGGAGGAAAACGTGGCTGA
- a CDS encoding lysophospholipid acyltransferase family protein, producing MLKQLRWYLETAFFLVISFTIALLPNSIALSVGRWLGRTAFLFLGRRRRVAITNLEASLPFLESQPGWQGGSARDIARGVFENLGCCIVEVCKIYGGRGQELIDNVEIRGTENFDAAFAKGKGLIFITAHSGNWELLALAFGVRKHDLSVVARRQDNPYLNRMIERIRKSYGNGLIYKDGALRAMFSALKKREVVGLLIDQAVQSEWGILADFLGRPAWTMRMPSLIARKSGAPLVPAFIHREGSKSVITLHPEYLLSTAEDPEVAAAEDAKGLNRYIEDYVVQHPEQWYWVHKRWKNAPPAASSQTK from the coding sequence ATGCTGAAGCAGTTGCGCTGGTATCTTGAAACCGCATTCTTCCTGGTCATCTCCTTCACAATCGCGCTGCTCCCCAACAGCATCGCTTTGTCGGTAGGACGCTGGTTGGGACGGACCGCTTTCCTTTTCCTGGGGCGGAGGCGCCGGGTCGCCATCACCAACCTGGAAGCGAGCCTTCCTTTCCTGGAGAGCCAGCCGGGGTGGCAAGGAGGCTCAGCCAGGGACATCGCCCGCGGCGTGTTCGAGAACCTGGGCTGCTGCATCGTCGAGGTCTGCAAGATCTACGGGGGGCGGGGCCAGGAGTTGATCGACAACGTCGAGATCCGCGGCACGGAGAATTTTGACGCGGCCTTCGCCAAGGGGAAGGGGCTCATCTTCATCACGGCCCACAGCGGCAACTGGGAACTCTTGGCGCTCGCCTTCGGGGTGCGCAAGCATGATCTCTCGGTGGTGGCCCGACGCCAGGACAACCCCTACCTGAACCGGATGATCGAGCGGATCCGTAAAAGCTACGGTAACGGGCTCATCTATAAGGACGGTGCGCTGAGGGCGATGTTCTCTGCGCTCAAGAAACGCGAGGTGGTGGGGCTGCTCATCGACCAGGCGGTGCAGTCCGAGTGGGGCATTCTTGCCGATTTCCTGGGCCGTCCCGCCTGGACCATGCGCATGCCGTCCCTGATCGCCAGGAAGAGCGGAGCGCCGCTGGTCCCCGCTTTCATCCACCGGGAGGGGAGCAAGAGTGTAATCACCCTGCATCCCGAGTACTTGCTTTCGACGGCAGAGGACCCTGAGGTCGCCGCCGCAGAAGATGCCAAGGGATTGAACCGCTACATCGAGGATTACGTGGTGCAGCATCCCGAACAGTGGTACTGGGTGCACAAGCGCTGGAAGAACGCGCCGCCGGCCGCCTCCAGCCAGACCAAGTAG
- the msbA gene encoding lipid A export permease/ATP-binding protein MsbA, whose product MSSAAPVKTNVFQRLLGYSRPYGWRIALAALGSVGVGGMDGAMAYLVEPVLRRIFSGKETAIFVLLPLGIVFLYALRGLCRYTNDYFIRSAGQLAVQDVRNDLYAKNMSLSIGYFHRHETGTLMSRVLSDVSMMQEGVGQVITGLFRDGLSAVALLGVIFYRDWQLALISFVVIPLTVVPARKIGKRIKRVARQGQEKMGDLASILQETYSGIKVVKAFGLEDREIERFRARNRDFYHFTRKNIKYEGLSTPIMEFITSFGIAAVIWVGGSNVMHGTKSASEFFSFITAMVLVFNPIKRLLTAFNNLQRSMGAAERVFEVMDEKPEIVDAPNARDLGKARGEVEFRDVRFKYEDDYVLQGVNLTAKRGEVIALVGPSGGGKTTLVSLITRFYDPTGGQVLMDGVDIRERTMKSLLEQIALVDQETILFNDTIANNIRYGRMTATDAEVEAAARAAFAHDFIQELPEGYLTNIGDRGVRLSGGQRQRLCIARAILKDAPILILDEATSALDTESEQMVQQALNNLMQNRTTFVIAHRLSTITHADRIVVLEKGAVAEMGSHEDLLQAEGIYSRLHGMQFRA is encoded by the coding sequence ATGAGCAGTGCAGCACCCGTAAAAACCAACGTATTTCAACGACTGTTAGGCTACAGTCGTCCCTATGGCTGGCGCATCGCGCTCGCCGCGCTCGGCTCGGTCGGCGTGGGCGGCATGGACGGCGCCATGGCCTACCTGGTGGAGCCGGTCCTGAGAAGGATCTTCTCCGGCAAGGAGACGGCCATCTTCGTTTTGCTCCCGCTGGGGATCGTCTTCCTCTACGCCCTGCGCGGCCTGTGCCGCTATACCAACGACTACTTCATCCGCAGTGCCGGTCAGCTCGCCGTCCAGGACGTCCGCAACGACCTCTACGCGAAGAACATGAGCCTCAGCATCGGCTACTTCCACCGCCACGAGACCGGCACGCTGATGTCGCGCGTCCTCTCCGACGTCAGCATGATGCAGGAAGGGGTGGGGCAGGTGATCACCGGCCTGTTCCGCGACGGCCTCTCCGCCGTGGCGCTTCTGGGCGTCATCTTCTACCGTGACTGGCAGCTCGCGCTGATCTCGTTCGTGGTCATCCCGCTCACCGTGGTGCCGGCCAGGAAGATCGGCAAGAGGATCAAGCGCGTGGCGCGCCAGGGACAGGAGAAGATGGGGGATCTCGCCAGCATCCTGCAGGAGACCTATTCCGGCATCAAGGTGGTCAAGGCGTTCGGCCTGGAGGATCGTGAGATCGAGCGCTTCCGGGCGCGCAACCGCGACTTCTACCACTTCACCCGGAAGAACATCAAGTACGAGGGGCTTTCCACCCCGATCATGGAGTTCATCACCTCCTTCGGCATCGCCGCGGTGATCTGGGTCGGCGGCAGCAACGTCATGCACGGCACCAAGAGCGCCTCGGAGTTCTTCTCCTTCATCACCGCCATGGTGCTGGTGTTCAACCCGATCAAAAGGCTCCTGACCGCGTTCAACAACCTGCAGCGCTCCATGGGCGCCGCCGAGCGGGTCTTCGAGGTCATGGACGAGAAGCCGGAGATCGTGGACGCGCCGAACGCCCGCGACCTCGGCAAGGCGCGCGGCGAGGTCGAGTTCCGCGACGTCCGCTTCAAGTACGAGGACGACTACGTGCTGCAGGGGGTGAACCTCACCGCCAAGCGGGGCGAGGTGATCGCCCTCGTCGGTCCCTCCGGTGGCGGCAAGACCACGCTGGTCTCGTTGATCACCCGCTTCTACGATCCGACCGGCGGCCAGGTCCTCATGGACGGCGTGGACATCCGCGAGCGCACCATGAAGAGCCTGCTGGAGCAGATCGCGCTGGTCGACCAGGAAACCATCCTGTTCAACGACACCATCGCCAACAACATCCGCTACGGCAGGATGACCGCGACCGACGCCGAGGTCGAGGCCGCGGCCCGGGCCGCCTTCGCCCACGACTTCATCCAGGAACTGCCCGAGGGGTACCTGACCAACATCGGGGATCGCGGCGTGCGCCTCTCCGGCGGCCAGCGCCAGAGGCTCTGCATCGCCCGCGCGATACTCAAGGACGCGCCCATCCTGATCCTGGACGAGGCCACCAGCGCGCTGGACACCGAGAGCGAGCAGATGGTGCAGCAGGCCCTCAACAACCTGATGCAGAACCGGACCACCTTCGTCATTGCGCACCGGCTCTCCACCATCACCCATGCCGACCGCATCGTGGTGCTCGAGAAGGGGGCGGTGGCCGAGATGGGGAGCCACGAAGACCTGCTCCAGGCCGAAGGGATCTACAGCCGCCTGCACGGCATGCAGTTCAGGGCGTAA
- the lpxB gene encoding lipid-A-disaccharide synthase gives MIVAGEASGEMYGAQIASAIRALSPETRFFGMGGNCMREAGVETLVDANVMAVMGLVEVVAHLPTIVSGFTTLKKKLLTDPPDLLILIDYPDFNLRLAKVAKKAGIKVLYFISPQVWAWRSHRVHGIGRVVDMMAVLFPFEVPFYQKAGVPVTFVGHPLLDLVKPTMKRDEALASLGLDPQRRCVGLFPGSRRSELQKLLPIILESARILKERMPDLQFVLPRATSLKDEDLAPYLSGSRLEVKVVAGRNHDVMSGCDAVIAASGTVVMELALVGVPHVIIYKMSTLTYEIGKRVINVPHIGISNIVAEKRMVQELLQHEAEPAPIADEIDALLNRPGYAAQMREDFAAMRVKLGNGGALGRVARLALEMMK, from the coding sequence ATGATCGTCGCCGGTGAGGCTTCCGGCGAGATGTACGGCGCGCAGATCGCGAGCGCCATCCGCGCGCTGTCCCCCGAGACCCGCTTCTTCGGCATGGGGGGCAACTGCATGCGCGAGGCCGGTGTCGAGACCCTGGTCGACGCCAACGTGATGGCCGTGATGGGGCTGGTCGAGGTGGTGGCGCATCTGCCGACCATCGTGAGCGGCTTCACCACCCTGAAGAAAAAACTCCTCACCGATCCCCCCGACCTGTTGATCCTGATCGACTACCCGGACTTCAACCTGCGGCTCGCCAAGGTGGCCAAGAAGGCGGGCATCAAGGTGCTCTACTTCATCTCGCCGCAGGTCTGGGCCTGGAGGAGCCACCGCGTGCACGGCATCGGCCGGGTGGTGGACATGATGGCGGTGCTCTTCCCGTTCGAGGTCCCCTTCTACCAGAAGGCCGGCGTCCCGGTCACCTTCGTCGGGCACCCCCTCCTGGACCTGGTCAAGCCGACCATGAAGCGGGACGAAGCGCTCGCCTCGCTGGGGCTCGACCCGCAGCGCCGCTGCGTCGGACTCTTCCCGGGAAGCCGCCGCTCGGAGCTCCAGAAACTCCTCCCCATCATCCTGGAATCGGCGCGGATTCTGAAGGAGCGCATGCCGGACCTGCAGTTCGTGCTGCCGCGCGCCACGTCCCTCAAGGACGAGGACCTGGCCCCCTACCTCTCCGGCTCGCGGCTCGAGGTGAAGGTGGTCGCCGGGCGCAACCACGACGTGATGAGCGGCTGCGACGCGGTCATCGCCGCCTCGGGGACCGTGGTGATGGAACTCGCCCTGGTGGGGGTTCCCCATGTGATCATCTATAAGATGTCCACGCTGACCTACGAGATCGGGAAGCGGGTCATCAACGTGCCGCACATCGGCATCAGCAACATCGTCGCGGAAAAGCGCATGGTCCAGGAACTGCTCCAGCACGAGGCGGAGCCGGCGCCGATCGCCGACGAGATCGACGCACTGCTGAACCGGCCGGGATACGCCGCTCAGATGCGCGAGGATTTCGCGGCGATGAGAGTAAAGCTTGGTAACGGCGGGGCCCTGGGCCGGGTGGCCCGACTCGCCTTGGAGATGATGAAATGA
- the lpxA gene encoding acyl-ACP--UDP-N-acetylglucosamine O-acyltransferase yields the protein MIHSTAIIHPGAKIAEGVEIGPYAVIGENVSIGKGTKIGPHAVIDGWTEIGEANTIFHMASVGAIPQDLKYRGEKTWLKIGNGNTIREFASLHLGTVTGDGETTVGDGNLFMAYSHVAHDCHIGNNVIMANSATLAGHVTVEDYAILGGLCAVLQFMRIGAHVMVGGMTSVPMDVPPYTIITGDRSESRLRGLNLIGLKRRGFSDETISSLKKAYKLLAMSGLKLTEAVEKMKSDVPKCPEVDHFIEFIESSKRGVAR from the coding sequence ATGATCCACAGCACCGCAATAATCCACCCGGGCGCCAAGATCGCCGAGGGTGTCGAAATCGGCCCGTACGCCGTGATCGGCGAAAACGTCAGCATCGGCAAGGGGACCAAGATCGGTCCGCACGCGGTCATCGACGGCTGGACCGAGATAGGCGAGGCGAACACCATCTTCCACATGGCGTCCGTCGGAGCAATTCCGCAGGACCTCAAGTACCGCGGCGAGAAGACCTGGCTTAAGATCGGCAACGGCAACACCATCCGCGAGTTCGCGAGCCTGCACCTGGGCACCGTCACCGGCGACGGCGAGACCACCGTCGGGGACGGCAACCTCTTCATGGCGTACTCGCACGTGGCGCACGATTGTCACATCGGCAACAACGTGATCATGGCCAATTCCGCGACCCTCGCCGGCCACGTGACCGTCGAGGACTACGCCATCCTGGGCGGGCTCTGCGCAGTGCTCCAGTTCATGCGCATCGGCGCGCACGTGATGGTGGGCGGCATGACCTCCGTTCCGATGGACGTCCCCCCTTACACCATCATCACCGGCGACCGTTCCGAAAGCCGGCTGCGCGGCCTGAACCTGATCGGGCTGAAGCGTCGCGGGTTCTCCGACGAGACCATCTCCAGCCTGAAGAAGGCCTACAAGCTGCTTGCGATGTCCGGGCTGAAGCTTACCGAGGCTGTCGAGAAGATGAAGAGCGACGTGCCGAAATGCCCCGAGGTGGACCACTTCATCGAGTTCATCGAGAGCTCCAAGCGCGGGGTCGCACGGTAA
- the fabZ gene encoding 3-hydroxyacyl-ACP dehydratase FabZ: protein MLDIVQIMEILPHRYPFLLIDKVLELEPGKRVVAIKNVTMNEPFFQGHFPGFPVMPGVLIIEAMAQSAAILAYTAMGAEAKEKVSYFMAIDNARFRKPVKPGDTLRIEVETLFSKRGIWSCGAKAYVGETLMTEAELKATLGDK, encoded by the coding sequence ATGCTCGACATAGTCCAGATTATGGAAATCCTGCCCCACCGTTACCCGTTCCTCCTGATCGACAAGGTCCTCGAACTCGAGCCGGGCAAGCGCGTGGTCGCAATCAAGAACGTCACCATGAACGAGCCCTTCTTCCAGGGGCACTTCCCGGGCTTCCCGGTCATGCCGGGCGTCCTCATCATCGAAGCCATGGCGCAGTCCGCCGCCATCCTGGCCTACACCGCCATGGGCGCGGAAGCCAAGGAGAAGGTGAGCTACTTCATGGCCATCGACAACGCACGTTTTAGAAAGCCGGTGAAGCCGGGCGACACCCTGAGGATAGAGGTGGAGACCCTGTTCAGCAAGCGCGGCATCTGGAGCTGCGGCGCCAAGGCCTACGTCGGCGAAACCCTGATGACCGAGGCGGAACTGAAGGCAACGCTGGGCGACAAGTAG
- the lpxD gene encoding UDP-3-O-(3-hydroxymyristoyl)glucosamine N-acyltransferase codes for MKKTLREIAEHLGGTVAGDGEILIDGLATLDDAGEGQLTFLANPKYAGKVATTNASAVLMGMGGNTHGKNAIFHTNPYLAFAKLLTLFYTAPPPRLGVLPGAFVAPGAKIGADVTIYPGASVGPGVTVGDRVTLYPGVVLYPGSSVGDDVTLYANVSIRERCRIGNRVTIHDGTVVGSDGFGYAPDGSSWYKIPQIGIVVIEDDVEIGSNAVIDRAALEVTRIKRGTKIDNLVQIAHNCVIGEDCMIVSQVGISGSTQLGKHVILGGQVGVAGHLKIGDNVMIGAQSGVPGNVEPNQVLSGTPVMPHREWLKSSTLVPKLPEFRKTLSALEKRVAELEEKLAQKGA; via the coding sequence ATGAAAAAGACCCTTCGTGAGATAGCAGAACACCTTGGCGGCACCGTCGCCGGGGACGGCGAGATACTGATCGACGGGCTGGCCACCCTGGATGACGCAGGGGAAGGGCAGCTCACCTTCCTTGCCAACCCCAAGTACGCCGGCAAGGTTGCCACCACCAACGCTTCGGCCGTGCTGATGGGGATGGGGGGCAACACCCACGGCAAGAACGCCATCTTCCACACCAACCCCTACCTGGCCTTCGCGAAACTCCTGACCCTGTTCTACACGGCCCCGCCGCCGCGGCTGGGGGTGCTTCCCGGCGCCTTCGTGGCTCCCGGCGCCAAGATCGGGGCGGACGTCACCATCTATCCCGGCGCCAGCGTCGGCCCCGGCGTGACCGTGGGCGACCGCGTCACCCTCTATCCGGGCGTGGTCCTCTACCCCGGCTCCAGCGTGGGCGACGACGTGACCCTCTACGCCAACGTCAGCATCCGCGAGCGCTGCCGTATCGGCAACCGGGTCACCATCCACGACGGCACCGTGGTCGGCTCGGACGGCTTCGGCTACGCCCCCGACGGCAGCTCCTGGTACAAGATCCCGCAGATAGGCATCGTGGTGATCGAGGATGATGTCGAGATCGGCTCCAACGCGGTTATCGACCGCGCGGCGCTGGAAGTGACCCGCATCAAGCGCGGCACCAAGATCGACAACCTGGTCCAGATCGCTCACAACTGCGTCATCGGCGAGGACTGCATGATCGTGTCCCAGGTGGGCATATCGGGCAGCACCCAGCTCGGCAAGCACGTCATCCTGGGCGGCCAGGTCGGCGTCGCGGGGCATCTCAAGATCGGCGACAACGTGATGATCGGCGCCCAGTCGGGCGTCCCGGGTAACGTCGAGCCGAACCAGGTCCTTTCCGGAACCCCGGTCATGCCGCACCGCGAGTGGTTGAAGAGCTCCACCCTGGTCCCCAAGCTCCCCGAGTTCAGGAAGACCCTCTCCGCCCTGGAGAAACGGGTCGCCGAGCTGGAGGAAAAGCTGGCGCAAAAAGGCGCGTAA